A genomic region of Mitsuaria sp. 7 contains the following coding sequences:
- the ugpE gene encoding sn-glycerol-3-phosphate ABC transporter permease UgpE: protein MVERRPALTMLSHLILVLGVLIVAFPLYIAFVASTHTATEIVQAPMPMLPGSHFLDNYAAALFGNSGGGSKAPVGQMMWVSFVSAMVIAVGKIAISLLSAFAIVYFRFPARNFFFWAIFVTLMLPVEVRIGPTYQVVSDLKMLNSYAGLTVPLIASATATFLFRQFFLTIPDELVEASRIDGAGPLRFFRDVLLPLSKTSIAALFVIQFIYGWNQYLWPLLVTTDEQMYPVVIGIKRMISGGDAANDWNIIMATAMLAMIPPALVVVLMQRWFVKGLVDAEK, encoded by the coding sequence ATGGTCGAGCGCCGCCCCGCCCTGACGATGCTGTCGCACCTGATCCTGGTGCTCGGCGTGCTGATCGTCGCCTTCCCGCTGTACATCGCGTTCGTCGCCTCGACGCACACCGCGACCGAGATCGTCCAGGCCCCCATGCCGATGCTCCCGGGCTCGCACTTCCTGGACAACTACGCCGCCGCGCTGTTCGGCAACAGCGGCGGCGGCTCCAAGGCCCCGGTCGGCCAGATGATGTGGGTCAGCTTCGTCTCCGCGATGGTCATCGCGGTGGGCAAGATCGCGATTTCGCTGCTGTCGGCCTTCGCGATCGTCTACTTCCGCTTCCCGGCCCGGAACTTCTTCTTCTGGGCCATCTTCGTCACGCTGATGCTGCCGGTGGAAGTGCGCATCGGGCCGACCTACCAGGTCGTCTCCGACCTGAAGATGCTCAACTCCTACGCCGGGCTCACGGTGCCGCTGATCGCCTCGGCGACCGCGACCTTCCTGTTCCGGCAGTTCTTCCTGACGATTCCCGACGAGCTCGTCGAAGCCTCGCGCATCGACGGCGCCGGCCCGCTGCGCTTCTTCCGCGACGTGCTGCTGCCCTTGTCGAAGACCAGCATCGCGGCGCTCTTCGTCATCCAGTTCATCTACGGCTGGAACCAGTACCTGTGGCCGCTGCTGGTCACGACCGACGAGCAGATGTACCCCGTCGTCATCGGCATCAAGCGCATGATCAGCGGCGGCGACGCGGCCAACGACTGGAACATCATCATGGCCACGGCGATGCTGGCCATGATCCCGCCGGCGCTGGTCGTCGTGCTGATGCAGCGCTGGTTCGTCAAGGGCCTGGTGGACGCCGAGAAGTAG
- the ugpA gene encoding sn-glycerol-3-phosphate ABC transporter permease UgpA: MSQQKRVVFRSRWLPWLLLAPQALVIGVFFFWPAAQALLQSLQQQDAFGLSTEWVGLANFQTLFNDDSYLASFKTTAVFSLLVAVLGLALSLLLATMANRVVRGAPVYKTLLIWPYAVAPAIAGVLWLFMFAPSIGVVSYGLQRLGVDWNHLLNADHAMTLVVMAAVWKQVSYNFLFFLAGLQSIPKSLLEAAAIDGAGPWRRFWTITFPLLSPTSFFLLVINVVYAFFDTFGIIDAATHGGPGKDTAILVYKVYYDGFKALDLGGSAAQSVVLMAIVITLTVLQFRFVEKKVQY, translated from the coding sequence ATGTCCCAACAGAAACGCGTGGTGTTCCGATCGCGCTGGCTGCCCTGGCTGCTGCTGGCGCCGCAGGCGCTGGTGATCGGCGTGTTCTTCTTCTGGCCCGCGGCGCAGGCACTGCTGCAGAGCCTGCAGCAGCAGGACGCCTTCGGCCTGTCGACCGAGTGGGTCGGCCTGGCCAACTTCCAGACCCTGTTCAACGACGACAGCTACCTCGCCTCGTTCAAGACGACGGCGGTGTTCTCGCTGCTCGTGGCCGTGCTCGGGCTGGCGCTGTCGTTGCTGCTGGCCACGATGGCCAACCGCGTGGTGCGCGGCGCGCCGGTCTACAAGACGCTGCTGATCTGGCCCTACGCGGTCGCGCCGGCGATCGCGGGCGTGCTGTGGCTGTTCATGTTCGCGCCGTCCATCGGCGTCGTCTCCTACGGTCTGCAGCGCCTGGGCGTGGACTGGAATCACCTGCTCAACGCCGACCACGCGATGACGCTGGTCGTCATGGCCGCCGTGTGGAAGCAGGTCTCCTACAACTTCCTGTTCTTCCTGGCCGGGCTGCAGTCCATCCCCAAGTCGCTGCTGGAGGCCGCCGCCATCGACGGCGCCGGCCCGTGGCGCCGCTTCTGGACGATCACCTTCCCGCTGCTGTCGCCGACCTCGTTCTTCCTGCTGGTGATCAACGTGGTCTACGCGTTCTTCGACACCTTCGGCATCATCGACGCGGCCACCCACGGCGGCCCCGGCAAGGACACGGCGATCCTGGTCTACAAGGTCTACTACGACGGCTTCAAGGCGCTGGACCTGGGCGGCTCGGCCGCGCAGAGCGTCGTGCTGATGGCCATCGTCATCACGCTGACCGTCCTGCAGTTCCGCTTCGTCGAAAAGAAAGTGCAGTACTGA
- a CDS encoding sn-glycerol-3-phosphate import ATP-binding protein UgpC, with the protein MASISLRNVVKQYGTGAKANPVIHGVNAEIRDGEFVVIVGPSGCGKSTLLRMVAGLEEISGGEIAIGERVVNEVEPADRDIAMVFQNYALYPHMSVYENMAYGLKIRKLAEGQIRERVDKAARILELAHLLQRKPRELSGGQRQRVAMGRAIVRDPQVFLFDEPLSNLDAKLRVQTRLEIQKLHRELGVTSLFVTHDQVEAMTLAQRIVVMNGGRMEQFGTPDEVYGRPATTFVASFIGSPAMNLLKGRVDGRRFILGNTALPLPQPAPREGELILGLRPEHALPHDGQIVAGETTAWPLKVDMVEMLGAERLVYGRLGDAAFTLRIDGTDTPPQPGDEVLLKAPAERLHWFDPATGQRVD; encoded by the coding sequence ATGGCAAGCATTTCCCTGCGCAACGTCGTCAAGCAGTACGGCACCGGCGCCAAGGCCAACCCGGTGATCCACGGCGTCAACGCCGAGATCCGGGACGGCGAGTTCGTCGTCATCGTCGGTCCGTCGGGCTGCGGCAAGTCCACGCTGCTGCGCATGGTCGCGGGCCTGGAGGAGATCAGCGGCGGCGAGATCGCCATCGGCGAGCGCGTCGTCAACGAGGTCGAGCCCGCCGACCGCGACATCGCGATGGTGTTCCAGAACTACGCGCTCTACCCGCACATGAGCGTGTACGAGAACATGGCCTACGGCCTGAAGATCCGCAAGCTGGCGGAAGGCCAGATCCGCGAGCGCGTCGACAAGGCCGCGCGCATCCTGGAGCTCGCCCACCTGCTGCAGCGCAAGCCGCGCGAGCTCTCCGGCGGCCAGCGCCAGCGCGTCGCGATGGGCCGCGCGATCGTGCGCGATCCGCAGGTCTTCCTGTTCGACGAACCGCTGTCCAACCTCGACGCCAAGCTGCGCGTGCAGACGCGGCTGGAGATCCAGAAGCTGCACCGCGAGCTGGGCGTGACCTCGCTGTTCGTCACGCACGACCAGGTCGAGGCGATGACGCTGGCGCAGCGCATCGTCGTCATGAACGGCGGCCGCATGGAGCAGTTCGGAACACCCGACGAGGTCTACGGCCGCCCGGCGACGACCTTCGTCGCGAGCTTCATCGGCTCGCCGGCGATGAACCTGCTGAAGGGTCGTGTCGACGGTCGGCGCTTCATCCTCGGCAATACCGCCCTGCCGCTGCCGCAGCCGGCACCGCGCGAGGGCGAGCTCATCCTCGGCCTGCGGCCCGAGCACGCGCTGCCGCACGACGGACAGATCGTCGCCGGAGAAACCACGGCCTGGCCGCTGAAGGTGGACATGGTTGAGATGCTGGGCGCGGAGCGGCTGGTCTACGGCCGGCTCGGCGACGCGGCCTTCACGCTGCGCATCGATGGCACCGACACACCGCCGCAACCCGGCGACGAGGTGCTGCTGAAGGCGCCCGCCGAGCGGCTGCACTGGTTCGATCCGGCGACTGGCCAGCGCGTCGACTGA